The following are encoded together in the Vanrija pseudolonga chromosome 7, complete sequence genome:
- the ace2 gene encoding Metallothionein expression activator, translating into MIEGQYAQQNQFDNRDGRGRRDEYPSSQSYNTPTTTTTTAPNPGSPPTSASPFAFAPPPLSSIAANSSRPAAMHQSEQAPAAQEYSAYYGQRSQAALPAAPGGGSAASGAYSNYSGSHPMSYRVSGSDSTRAAPPAALTRVPSYSVISQAGAQPSPTATSPYYPPPRAAGQPYAAPQHSPRAVGAYPQAYYPQAYQPTAVDMPRSLSYPSNYPAPYAGYLPSMSTPTLVPHSEGLPSLMRNHSTSAINGVPGGANIGYAFANRLPLVDRPFKCDQCVQSFNRNHDLKRHKRIHLSVKPYGCEKCGKTFSRKDALRRHWMVRGCRGEEGATAPITPTYPLNGPPPALSPSTPPNNGSSGESNSTSTSSGYGSNAMSFSHPSAPPPLTSLPARGSSDKSQIILTPNEVASQQRFNSSVKLESSESASGGLGESVVIDPALSGMDSSRGSATSLTEGDSYFDGVSRKDSIGAVPDSATSSTFSRYAASPKDDLRHHPYRRSALPSPSTHSVQPSGLGPDGKPIFSMPFSQGPHGHSLLAPIESDDHKDGNNDWSRW; encoded by the exons ATGATTGAAGGCCAGTACGCCCAGCAAAACCAATTTGACAaccgcgacggccgaggcagACGTGACGAG TACCCCTCTTCGCAGTCGTACAACACCCCaaccactaccaccaccaccgcacccAACCCAGGCTCACCACCCACTTCGGCCTCTCCGTTTGCCTTTGCACCACCCCCCCTCTCATCAATTGCAGCAAACTCTTCAAGACCCGCAGCCATGCACCAGTCTGAACAAGCCCCCGCCGCTCAGGAGTACTCGGCATACTACGGCCAGCGTAGCCAGGCGGCGCTCCCGGCGGCGCCAGGTGGCGGCAgtgccgccagcggcgcgtaCTCAAACTACTCGGGTAGTCACCCAATGTCCTACCGCGTGTCGGGCAGCGACAGCACTCGTGCGGCCCCTCCAGCAGCGCTCACGCGTGTCCCAAGCTACTCGGTCATCTCgcaggccggcgcgcagccctcgcccaccgccaccagccCATACtacccgccgccccgcgctgCCGGCCAGCCTTACGCCGCTCCCCAGCACTCGCCTCGTGCTGTTGGCGCTTACCCTCAAGCCTACTACCCTCAGGCATACCAGCCCACTGCTGTTGACatgcctcgctcgctgtcgTACCCAAGCAACTACCCTGCGCCGTACGCTGGCTACCTCCCCAGCATGTCGACGCCTACGCTTGTTCCTCACAGCGAAGGCTTGCCTTCGCTCATGCGCAACCACTCGACCAGCGCCATCAACGGTGTtcccggcggcgccaacaTTGGCTACGCTTTCGCCAACCGCCTGCCTCTTGTCGACAGGCCTTTCAAGTGCGACCAGTGTGTGCAGAGCTTCAACCGCAACCACGACTTGAAGCGTCACAAGAGAATTCACCTGAGCGTCAAGCCTTATGGCTGCGAGAAGTGTGGCAAGAC ttTCTCTCGCAAGGATGCCCTTCGCAGACATTGGATGGTccgcggctgccgcggcgaggagggtgccACTGCCCCGATCACGCCGACGTATCCGTTGAATGGCCCTCCCCCGGCCCTCTCACCTTCGACGCCTCCCAACAATGGCTCGTCGGGTGAAAGCAACtcgacctccacctcgagTGGCTACGGCTCCAACGCCATGTCCTTCTCTCACCCTtcggctccgcctcctctGACTTCGCTCCCCGCTCGGGGTTCGTCGGACAAGTCGCAGATCATCCTGACGCCCAACGAGGTCGCCTCGCAGCAGCGCTTCAACAGCAGCGTCAAGCTCGAgtcctccgagtcggcaTCCGGTGGCCTTGGCGAGTCTGTTGTGATCGACCCCGCGCTCAGTGGCATGGACAGCAGCCGCGGCAGTGCCACTTCGCTCACCGAGGGCGACAGCTACTTTGATGGCGTCAGCCGCAAGGACTCGATCGGCGCCGTTCCAGATAGcgccacgtcgtcgacgtttTCGCGTTACGCTGCCTCGCCCAAGGACGATCTGCGCCACCACCCTTACCGCCGCAGCGCCCTTCCTTCGCCCTCTACTCACTCGGTCCAGCCTAGTGGCCTTGGCCCGGACGGCAAGCCAATCTTCTCGATGCCGTTCTCGCAGGGCCCTCACGGTcactcgctcctcgcgcccATCGAGTCTGACGACCACAAGGATGGCAACAACGACTGGTCCAGGTGGTGA
- the qrs1 gene encoding putative glutamine--tRNA ligase, which translates to MPPKFDPNSPESAALIKSFSELGLTDSTAKEVARKPKDAAALKALIEENKLAGKTFSATQAAALVKLSATGSKLAPEARAYIVERIAGGDLNSPDQVAAAIKYLEASPSLPVDTAAFNKSTGVGINITAAEIPALLKSYIASLPSPPKSWTDQGPFFGGIKSSSSDLKWANVADVKAGVETVFTELFGSKEAAAKARAAEAAAAKASKEPKAKAAAPATPEPSAEASSSTTPSVPTRIFEEGFLSTFHKVGENPQIKPELKDKHLEFTKGEVYTRFPPEPNGYLHIGHVKAIMIDFGYAKYHGGKTYLRYDDTNPEAEEGIYFQSILDTVRWLGFEPWKITYSSDNFQHLYELAVEMIKRGKAYVCTCDPEKLKEDRGASKGNPKPCEHRDRPIEENLREFEKMKNGEYPEKTAALRMKADLTSGNPYMWDAVMYRVKKAPHHRTGDKWKIYPTYDFTHCLCDSFENITHSLCTTEFIPARESYEWVCDAVEVYKPRQYEFARLNLQGTFLSKRKIKKLVENNLVTAWDDPRLYTIIALRRRGVPPGALLSFVSELGVTTLNSETQLKKFESVLRRYLEDSAPRLMMVLNPIKLVIENVPDDYRVPVQVPLHPKIPAMGTVETAFTKEVYIDADDFREVDEPDYFRLAPGKSVGLFKAPFPVTCTSFTKDPVTGRVTEIRCKLENDGTAKKAKAYIQWVNAPDAIKIDEVRYFSNLFKSDPPPANFEDDINPDSLKVYKNAVVEPAFYELAKKAITDAKEESEERTRKAGAENEIANAETDKAAAAAAAGHDDQPVAKAASLYGLENIRFQGMRLAYFAVDRESELHCLDEAATVKPGKRPGDRIILNRIVTLKEDAGKK; encoded by the exons ATGCCGCCCAAGTTTGATCCCAACTCGCCAGAGAGCGCAGCGCTCATCAAGTCGTTCTCTGAGCTCGGCCTCACTGACAGCACGGCCAAGGAGGTCGCCCGTAAGCCAAAGGACGCGGCTGCCCTCAAGGCGCTTATCGAGGAGAACAAGCTCGCGGGCAAGACGTTTTCGGCGACCCAGGCTGCTGCGCTCGTCAAGCTCTCGGCGACCGGCTCAAAGCTCGCCCCTGAGGCTCGCGCGTACATTGTCGAGCGCATCGCTGGTGGCGACCTCAACTCGCCTGACCAGGTTGCTG CTGCGATCAAGTACCTCGAGGCTTCGCCTTCCCTCCCTGTCGACACCGCCGCGTTTAACAAGTCGACGGGTGTCG GCATCAACATCACGGCCGCCGAGATTCCCGCCCTCCTGAAATCCTACATTGCCTCtcttccctcccccccaaAGTCTTGGACCGACCAGGGCCCCTTCTTCGGCGGTATCAAGAGCAGCTCGTCCGACTTGAAGTGGGCGAATGTGGCTGATGTCAAGGCCGGTGTCGAGACTGTGTTCACTGAGCTCTTTGGTTCCAAGGAGGCAGCGGCCAAGGCGCGTGCTGCCGAGGCAGCGGCTGCCAAGGCAAGCAAG gagcccaaggccaaggctgccgctcCCGCAACCCCCGAGCCCTCCGCAgaggcctcgtcgtccaccacccCCAGCGTCCCCACCAGGATCTTCGAGGAAGGTTTCCTCAGCACCTTCCACAAGGTCGGAGAGAACCCGCAGATCAAGCCAgagctcaaggacaagcaTCTCGAGTTCACCAAGGGCGAGGTCTACACCCGTTTCCCTCCGGAGCCTAACGGATACCTTCATATCGGTCACGTCAAGGCGATTATGATCGACTTTGGGTACGCCAAGTACCACGGCGGAAAGACGTACCTTCGTTATGACGACACcaaccccgaggccgaggagggcatcTACTTCCAGTCCATTCTCGACACCGTCCGATGGCTTGGATTTGAGCCCTGGAAGATTACTTACTCGAGTGACAACTTCCAGCACCTTTACGAGCTGGCTGTTGAGATGATCAAGCGTGGCAAGGCCTACGTCTGTACGTGTGACCCGGAaaagctcaaggaggaccGAGGAGCATCAAAGGGAAACCCCAAGCCCTGCGAGCACCGTGACCGTCCTATCGAGGAGAACCTGCGCGAGTTTGAGAAGATGAAGAATGGCGAGTACCCCGAGAAGACTGCCGCTCTTCGCATGAAGGCCGACCTCACGAGTGGCAACCCCTACATGTGGGATGCCGTCATGTACCGCGTCAAGAAGGctccccaccaccgcacTGGCGACAAGTGGA AGATCTACCCTACCTACGACTTCACCCACTGCCTGTGTGACTCGTTCGAGAACATTACCCACTCGCTCTGCACGACCGAGTTTATCCCCGCTCGCGAGTCGTATGAGTGGGTCTGCGACGCTGTCGAGGTCTACAAGCCTCGCCAGTACGAGTTTGCCCGCCTCAATCTCCAGGGCACGTTCCTCTCCAAGCGCAAGATTAAGAAGCTTGTTGAGAACAACCTTGTCACGGCCTGGGATGACCCGCGTCTCTACACCATCATCGCCCTTCGTCGCCGTGGTGTTCCCCCAGGCGCACTCCTCTCCTTTGTCTCTGAACTTGGTGTCACCACGCTCAACTCGGAGACCCAGCTCAAGAAGTTTGAGAGCGTTTTGCGTCGCTACCTCGAGGACAGCGCGCCCCGTCTCATGATGGTGCTGAACCCCATCAAGCTGGTCATCGAGAATGTCCCAGATGACTACCGTGTCCCTGTCCAGGTCCCTCTGCACCCCAAGATTCCCGCCATGGGCACTGTCGAGACGGCCTTTACCAAGGAGGTCTACATCGACGCTGACGACTTCCGTGAGGTGGATGAGCCCGACTACTTCCGCCTTGCGCCCGGCAAGAGTGTTGGTCTTTTCAAGGCTCCCTTCCCCGTCACTTGCACGTCATTCACCAAGGACCCCGTCACCGGCCGTGTTACCGAGATCCGCTGCAAGCTTGAGAACGATGGcacggccaagaaggccaaggcgtaCATCCAGTGGGTCAACGCCCCCGACGCCATCAAGATCGACGAGGTCCGTTACTTCTCCAACCTGTTCAAGTCGGACCCCCCTCCTGCCAACTTTGAGGACGACATCAACCCCGACTCGCTCAAGGTCTACAAGaacgctgtcgtcgagccTGCATTCTACGAGTTGGCAAAGAAGGCCAtcaccgacgccaaggaggagagcgaggagcgCACCCGCAAGGCGGGTGCCGAGAACGAGATTGCCAACGCCGAGACAGacaaggctgctgctgccgcggctgctgggcacgacgaccagcCCGTCGCGAAGGCCGCCAGCCTGTACGGCCTGGAGAACATTCGCTTCCAGGGTATGCGTCTGGCATACTTTGCCGTCGACCGCGAA